The genomic stretch ttttgtttattttagaataaatatatcttaaaataagaaatctaaataatttttttgataaattaatatttctataaattaataaaatttcaaaatcccaacattattaatttatagaggttacATATGCATTCTTAGATAATATAACATTTCACTTCTAACGATTTGtctataaatgattttttaatcagTGATACATTTTCactgtaataaaaaaatttaatattctgtaaaaaataaattttagtaaaaaatttgaaaaataaagaatatgtgcagaaattttataaaattataaaaatgaaaattgattcatgatttttctttttttcccacgtttagaaaaatgaaaaaaaaaaagagaagtgaAGAGGATGAGGACTTTCTGTAACATGTGATGAGACTTCTTGATGTGTATTACCAACGGTTCATTTATGGACTCCGGTTTGGTTAAGTTTACTTGTCTTAATCATTGAAAGATACCTCTTAACACGCGGTTTCACACTTGATGATCGGAGACGACCCAACCAAACAAGGATATCTCATTAGCATTGGTCAaccatttatataaatattatattaaaaatgatattttaagcCAAGCAGAAAAGACAAAATATGAAAGAGAATATCCTTGCTCAATACGCCACCATCGTCGTCTTCTCTTAGATCATTTCTCTGAAACAAAGgcttgttttgtcttttcctttcttttttttgtggcAAATCCTTTTGTTCTTCAGAGCTTGAAAGTTGTCTCTTTTTATCAAGGCCATGTCGTCTACTTCCTTCACAGACCTCCTTGCTTCTTCAGGCGTTGACTTCCACGAAGAAGACGAAGACTTTCTTGGTGGGTTTTACCCGGAGATAACCGGGTTGGGTTTACCCAAGTTCAAGACGGCTCAGCCTCCTCCTCTTCCCATTTCTCAATCTTTCGCCTTCTCCGATTTACCTgactctcctcttcttctcagCTCCTCTCATGTAATGCTTCCATTTTTATTAACAATTTCATCTATTTATTACAAAActgtaaagaaaacaaatacaaacCTCTTTGGTCTTAGTTatgttctgtctttttttttttttttaaacactagaTGATTATGTCTTgttacttcaaaaaaaaaaaaaactaactaatcCAAATTTTTCTCTGGCCTTTTGTTTGCTTACAGAGTTTAATATCTCCTACAACAGGAGCGTTTCCATTTCAAGGCTTCAATGGAATAAACAATCACTCAGATATTCCCTGGCAGCTACAATCGCAAACGCAAACGTCAAACGCTTCTTCTGTATGTGTTTCCCTAAGCGTTTCTGAGACATCTACACTTTGTTGTTACTGAATCAaacttgtttcctttttttcttaacaGGCTTTGCAAGAAACATATGTTGTTCAAGATCTCCCCAAGAAGAAGGATCCGGTCTCTCGTGAGTTTTCAGCACACAGTTTGGGATCAGATCGCCAGGTTAAGGTACCATCTTACATGGTGAGTAGGAACTCCAATGATGGTTATGGTTGGAGAAAATACGGCCAGAAACAAGTGAAGAAGAGCGAAAACCCTAGGAGTTACTTCAAGTGTACGTATCCCAATTGTGTTTCCAAGAAGATTGTTGAGACTGCTTCTGATGGACAGATCACTGAGATCATCTACAAAGGAGGTCATAACCATCCTAAGCCTGAGTTCACCAAGAGACCATCAGGATCAACAtcaatatcatcatcatcatcatcgttggCTCATGGGAGAAGAATGTTTAATCC from Raphanus sativus cultivar WK10039 unplaced genomic scaffold, ASM80110v3 Scaffold4220, whole genome shotgun sequence encodes the following:
- the LOC108844714 gene encoding probable WRKY transcription factor 25 isoform X1 codes for the protein MSSTSFTDLLASSGVDFHEEDEDFLGGFYPEITGLGLPKFKTAQPPPLPISQSFAFSDLPDSPLLLSSSHSLISPTTGAFPFQGFNGINNHSDIPWQLQSQTQTSNASSALQETYVVQDLPKKKDPVSREFSAHSLGSDRQVKVPSYMVSRNSNDGYGWRKYGQKQVKKSENPRSYFKCTYPNCVSKKIVETASDGQITEIIYKGGHNHPKPEFTKRPSGSTSISSSSSSLAHGRRMFNPSSVVSETHDHSENSSISFDYSDLERKGFKSEYGEIDEEEEQPVIQRLKREGEDEGMSVEVSRGVKEPKVVVQTISDIDVLVDGFRWRKYGQKVVKGNTNPRSYYKCTYQGCGVRKQVERSAEDERAVLTTYEGRHNHDIPTALRRS
- the LOC108844714 gene encoding probable WRKY transcription factor 25 isoform X2 → MSSTSFTDLLASSGVDFHEEDEDFLGGFYPEITGLGLPKFKTAQPPPLPISQSFAFSDLPDSPLLLSSSHALQETYVVQDLPKKKDPVSREFSAHSLGSDRQVKVPSYMVSRNSNDGYGWRKYGQKQVKKSENPRSYFKCTYPNCVSKKIVETASDGQITEIIYKGGHNHPKPEFTKRPSGSTSISSSSSSLAHGRRMFNPSSVVSETHDHSENSSISFDYSDLERKGFKSEYGEIDEEEEQPVIQRLKREGEDEGMSVEVSRGVKEPKVVVQTISDIDVLVDGFRWRKYGQKVVKGNTNPRSYYKCTYQGCGVRKQVERSAEDERAVLTTYEGRHNHDIPTALRRS